A window of Nicotiana tabacum cultivar K326 chromosome 24, ASM71507v2, whole genome shotgun sequence contains these coding sequences:
- the LOC107761509 gene encoding molybdate transporter 1-like, whose amino-acid sequence MESTLQENPHFQAPEMSIDRQSTASTPANFMGKLKENLIFRSKWAELNGAMGDLGTYIPIVLALTLASDLNLGTTLIFTGVYNFVTGAIYGVPMPVQPMKSIAAVAISNPDFGIPEVMAAGICTAGILFLLGVTGLMQLVYRLIPISVVRGIQLAQGLSFAMTAVKYIKNVQDFAKSKKSSGERDWLGLDGLLLALICAIFIIIVNGAGEDQNENHEIICETGNDNRRKRLKKIIFSLPSAFLIFLLGVVLAIIRGPKAVKGFKFGPSPIEIVKISKNSWKQGFIKGTIPQLPLSVLNSVIAVCKLSTDLFPEREITATSVSVTVGLMNLIGCWFGAMPCCHGAGGLAGQYKFGGRSGGCVALLGVAKLVLGLVLGSSMVKVLTQFPVGVLGVLLLFAGIELAMCSRDMNSKEESFVMLLCTAVSLVGSSAALGFLCGIVVHVFLKMRNIGDGHSCSGVWFSRNP is encoded by the coding sequence ATGGAGTCCACACTTCAAGAAAATCCTCATTTTCAAGCCCCCGAAATGTCAATAGATCGACAATCCACAGCCAGCACTCCAGCAAATTTCATGGGAAAGTTGAAGGAGAATTTGATTTTCAGATCAAAATGGGCTGAACTAAATGGTGCAATGGGGGATTTAGGCACGTATATACCTATAGTCTTGGCTTTAACACTAGCCAGTGACTTAAATCTTGGTACAACATTAATTTTTACTGGTGTTTACAATTTTGTCACTGGTGCTATTTATGGTGTACCAATGCCAGTCCAGCCTATGAAATCTATTGCAGCTGTTGCAATTAGTAATCCTGATTTCGGCATACCGGAAGTAATGGCTGCTGGAATTTGCACTGCTGGGATTTTATTCCTTTTAGGTGTTACTGGATTAATGCAACTTGTTTATAGGCTAATTCCTATTTCTGTGGTTAGGGGAATTCAACTAGCACAAGGACTGTCATTTGCTATGACTGCTGTTaagtacattaaaaatgttcaaGATTTTGCAAAGTCTAAAAAGTCAAGTGGGGAGAGGGATTGGCTAGGGTTGGATGGATTGTTATTGGCTTTAATTTGTGctatttttattataattgtgAATGGGGCTGGTGAAGATCAAAATGAGAACCATGAAATCATTTGTGAAACAGGTAATGATAATAGGAGGAAAAggttaaagaaaataattttttctcttccttcagcttttcttatatttttattagGTGTTGTTTTGGCTATTATAAGAGGACCTAAAGCTGTGAAAGGGTTTAAATTTGGACCATCACctattgaaattgtgaaaatatCCAAAAATTCTTGGAAACAAGGGTTTATTAAGGGTACAATTCCTCAACTCCCTTTATCTGTATTAAACTCTGTTATAGCTGTTTGTAAACTGTCGACAGATCTATTTCCCGAAAGGGAAATCACGGCTACCTCAGTGTCCGTGACGGTCGGGTTGATGAACTTAATAGGGTGTTGGTTTGGTGCCATGCCTTGTTGTCATGGTGCAGGAGGGCTAGCAGGGCAATACAAATTTGGTGGTAGGAGTGGTGGGTGTGTGGCACTTCTTGGGGTGGCTAAATTGGTTTTGGGGTTGGTTTTAGGGAGTTCAATGGTTAAGGTTTTAACCCAATTTCCTGTTGGGGTATTAGGTGTTCTTTTGTTGTTTGCTGGAATTGAACTAGCTATGTGTTCAAGAGACATGAATTCTAAGGAAGAGTCTTTTGTTATGCTTCTTTGCACAGCAGTTTCATTGGTTGGCTCAAGTGCTGCATTGGGATTTTTGTGTGGGATTGTGGTTCATGTATTTCTTAAGATGAGGAATATAGGTGATGGTCATTCTTGTTCCGGAGTTTGGTTTAGTAGAAATCCATAg